One Primulina huaijiensis isolate GDHJ02 chromosome 5, ASM1229523v2, whole genome shotgun sequence DNA segment encodes these proteins:
- the LOC140976311 gene encoding nascent polypeptide-associated complex subunit beta-like — MNVEKLMKMAGSVRTGGKGTVRRKKKAVHKTTTTDDKRLQSTLKRIGVNAIPGIEEVNIFKEDVVIQFLNPKVQASVAANTWVVSGTPQTKNLQDILPQIIHQLGPDNLENLKKLAEQFQKQAPTSGTGAPEDNGDDVPDLVEGETFEAAAEEGHNHAS, encoded by the exons ATGAATGTGGAGAAACTAATGAAGATGGCTGGTTCAGTCAGGACCGGTGGGAAGGGTACTGTGAGAAG GAAGAAGAAGGCTGTTCACAAGACAACCACAACAGATGACAAAAGGCTACAAAGCACCTTGAAAAGAATAGGGGTGAATGCCATACCTGGAATTGAAGAAGTCAACATTTTCAAGGAGGATGTGGTTATCCAGTTCCTTAACCCAAAAG tTCAAGCTTCTGTTGCTGCAAACACTTGGGTTGTCAGCGGAACTCCCCAGACCAAGa ATTTGCAAGACATTCTTCCTCAAATTATTCACCAATTGG GTCCAGATAACTTGGAGAATTTGAAGAAATTAGCAGAACAGTTTCAAAAACAAGCTCCCACTTCTGGCACCGGAGCACCAGAAGACAATGGTGATGACGTTCCAGATCTTGTTGAAGGTGAGACATTTGAAGCAGCTGCAGAGGAAGGCCATAATCATGCTTCTTAG